A window from Streptomyces sp. NBC_00335 encodes these proteins:
- a CDS encoding GNAT family N-acetyltransferase has translation MRIERYEVLPSGLAEQVAGLEAQAWPGSSPGHDQALAPLAVLLLDADGRVAASLALLHKPVRLADGRTYRAAGLSAVVTRADVRGRGYGLRLVTAARAGLAADPAVDLALFSCDRELVPFYEAAGFEVLPGTVLVGGTPADPLATDDPGLGKTVLGAFPARPTGAAHDEGRADQVRAAFTGIRVPLYPGTIDRLW, from the coding sequence GTGCGGATCGAGAGGTACGAGGTCCTGCCCTCCGGGCTCGCCGAGCAGGTGGCGGGTCTGGAGGCGCAGGCGTGGCCCGGGTCTTCCCCCGGGCACGACCAGGCGCTCGCCCCGCTCGCGGTGCTGCTCCTGGACGCCGACGGCCGGGTCGCCGCCTCCCTGGCGCTGCTCCACAAGCCGGTCCGGCTCGCTGACGGGCGTACGTACCGCGCGGCCGGGCTGAGCGCGGTGGTCACCCGGGCCGACGTACGGGGGCGCGGGTACGGGCTGCGGCTGGTGACGGCGGCCCGCGCGGGGCTCGCCGCCGATCCGGCGGTGGACCTGGCGCTGTTCAGCTGCGACCGGGAGCTGGTCCCGTTCTACGAGGCGGCCGGCTTCGAGGTGCTGCCCGGCACGGTCCTGGTCGGCGGCACCCCCGCCGACCCCCTTGCCACGGACGACCCGGGCCTCGGCAAGACGGTGCTCGGGGCGTTCCCCGCGCGCCCCACCGGCGCCGCACACGACGAAGGCCGCGCGGACCAGGTCCGCGCGGCCTTCACCGGCATTCGTGTCCCCCTCTACCCGGGGACCATCGACAGGCTGTGGTGA
- the efeU gene encoding iron uptake transporter permease EfeU, translating into MFSNYLIGLREGLEASLVVCILIAYLVKTGNKDRLGALWLGVGLAAALSLAFGAGLEFGTQELTFKAQEAIGGTLSIVAVGLVTWMVFWMKRTARHLKAELQGKLDAALAMGTGALVATAFLAVGREGLETSLFVWRSVHAAGDGAGPLIGVLLGIGSSIVLGWLFYRGALKINLSKFFTWTGGMLVVVAAGVLAYGVHDLQEADFVPGLNVKAFDISSTIPPDSWYGTLLKGTFNFQPDPTVLQVVVWALYLVPVLALFLAPSLGRRGTSEPKPASKPESEPSSS; encoded by the coding sequence GTGTTCAGCAACTATCTGATCGGACTGCGCGAGGGGCTCGAAGCCAGCCTCGTCGTCTGCATCCTCATCGCGTACCTGGTGAAGACCGGGAACAAGGACAGGCTGGGAGCCCTGTGGCTGGGCGTCGGCCTGGCCGCCGCCCTGTCCCTGGCCTTCGGCGCGGGCCTCGAATTCGGCACGCAGGAACTGACCTTCAAGGCGCAGGAGGCGATCGGCGGCACCCTGTCGATCGTCGCGGTCGGCCTGGTCACCTGGATGGTCTTCTGGATGAAGCGCACCGCGCGGCACCTGAAGGCCGAGCTCCAGGGCAAGCTCGACGCGGCGCTCGCGATGGGCACCGGCGCCCTGGTGGCGACGGCGTTCCTGGCCGTCGGCCGGGAGGGCCTGGAGACCTCGCTGTTCGTGTGGCGTTCGGTGCACGCGGCCGGTGACGGCGCGGGCCCGCTGATCGGCGTGCTGCTCGGCATCGGGTCGTCGATCGTCCTGGGCTGGCTGTTCTACCGGGGCGCACTGAAGATCAACCTGTCGAAGTTCTTCACGTGGACCGGCGGCATGCTGGTCGTGGTCGCCGCGGGCGTGCTCGCGTACGGGGTCCACGACCTCCAGGAGGCCGACTTCGTGCCGGGGCTGAACGTCAAGGCCTTCGACATCAGCTCGACCATCCCGCCGGACAGCTGGTACGGGACCCTGCTGAAGGGCACCTTCAACTTCCAGCCGGACCCGACGGTGCTCCAGGTCGTCGTGTGGGCCCTGTACCTGGTCCCGGTGCTCGCCCTGTTCCTGGCCCCGTCGCTGGGCAGGCGCGGCACGTCCGAGCCGAAGCCGGCGTCGAAGCCGGAGTCGGAGCCGAGCAGCTCCTGA
- the efeB gene encoding iron uptake transporter deferrochelatase/peroxidase subunit, giving the protein MSESVSEQDGAPDGAHDGAPEQAGPGAPSRRAVLGWGGAGLALGAAAAGGTAIALGSGPDMVSAAAAGAAVPFHGEHQAGIASAVQDRLHFAAFDVKTKDRGELIQLLKDWTEAARLMTAGQPVGEGGYGGLPEAPPDDTGEALGLKASRLTLTIGFGPGLFAKGRFGLEGKRPGALIDLELFPGDNLDPARSGGDLCVQACADDPQVAVHAIRQLARIGFGKTAVRWSQLGFGKTSSTTPDEQTPRNMMGFKDGTRNISGTDKAALDKHVWVGAGDGSDWLTGGSYLVARRIRMNIETWDRTPLGEQEDIFGRDKGEGAPVGKSKERDEPFLKAMKPEAHVRLAHPDTNDGATILRRGYSFTDGTDGLGRLDAGLFFLAYQRDVRTGFVPIQRRLAKSDVLNEYIQHVGSAVFAVPPGVRDKDDWWGRALFA; this is encoded by the coding sequence ATGAGCGAGTCGGTGTCCGAGCAGGATGGCGCACCCGACGGTGCGCACGACGGCGCCCCGGAGCAGGCGGGGCCGGGTGCGCCCTCGCGCCGGGCCGTCCTCGGCTGGGGCGGCGCGGGCCTCGCGCTCGGCGCCGCGGCGGCCGGCGGTACGGCCATCGCCCTGGGCTCGGGCCCCGACATGGTCTCGGCGGCCGCGGCCGGCGCGGCCGTGCCGTTCCACGGCGAGCACCAGGCCGGCATCGCCAGTGCCGTCCAGGACCGCCTGCACTTCGCCGCCTTCGACGTGAAGACGAAGGACCGCGGCGAGCTGATCCAGCTCCTCAAGGACTGGACCGAGGCCGCCCGCCTGATGACGGCCGGTCAGCCGGTCGGCGAGGGCGGCTACGGCGGCCTCCCCGAGGCCCCGCCGGACGACACGGGCGAGGCGCTGGGCCTCAAGGCCTCCCGCCTCACCCTGACCATCGGTTTCGGGCCGGGCCTGTTCGCCAAGGGCCGCTTCGGCCTGGAGGGCAAGCGCCCCGGCGCCCTCATCGACCTGGAGCTCTTCCCCGGCGACAACCTCGACCCGGCCCGCTCGGGCGGCGACCTGTGCGTCCAGGCCTGCGCGGACGACCCGCAGGTCGCGGTGCACGCCATCCGCCAGCTCGCCCGCATCGGCTTCGGCAAGACGGCGGTGCGCTGGTCGCAGCTGGGCTTCGGCAAGACCTCCTCGACCACGCCCGACGAGCAGACCCCGCGCAACATGATGGGCTTCAAGGACGGCACCCGGAACATCTCGGGCACCGACAAGGCCGCCCTGGACAAGCACGTGTGGGTCGGCGCCGGCGACGGCAGCGACTGGCTGACCGGTGGCTCGTACCTCGTGGCGCGCCGGATCCGGATGAACATCGAGACGTGGGACCGCACGCCCCTGGGCGAGCAGGAGGACATCTTCGGCCGCGACAAGGGCGAGGGCGCCCCCGTGGGCAAGTCCAAGGAGCGCGACGAGCCGTTCCTGAAGGCGATGAAGCCCGAGGCGCACGTCCGCCTCGCGCACCCGGACACCAACGACGGTGCGACGATCCTGCGCCGCGGCTACTCCTTCACCGACGGCACGGACGGACTGGGCCGGCTCGACGCGGGCCTGTTCTTCCTCGCCTACCAGCGCGACGTGCGCACGGGCTTCGTGCCGATCCAGCGCAGGCTGGCGAAGTCCGACGTCCTCAACGAATACATCCAGCACGTGGGTTCGGCCGTCTTCGCCGTCCCGCCGGGAGTCCGCGACAAGGACGACTGGTGGGGCCGGGCGCTGTTCGCGTAG
- a CDS encoding SDR family oxidoreductase — MNARVKQIAVVTGAGSGIGRSVALTLAAAGWAVALAGRRTGPLEEAAEAARAAHPDAEVLCVPADVSDPDDVASLFGAVRERYGRLDLLFNNAGTFGPAGVPLEDISYEAWRSVVDVNLTGSFLCAQAAFRVMKAQDPQGGRIINNGSISAHVPRPNSIAYTATKHAMTGLTKSLSLDGRPYGIACGQIDIGNAATEMTERMQTGIMQANGQLAVEPVMDAADVARTVLHMAELPLGANVQFATVMATAMPYIGRG, encoded by the coding sequence ATGAACGCACGTGTGAAGCAGATCGCCGTAGTGACCGGAGCCGGATCCGGGATCGGCCGCTCCGTGGCCCTCACGCTGGCCGCCGCCGGATGGGCGGTGGCGCTGGCCGGCCGCAGGACCGGGCCGCTGGAAGAGGCCGCCGAGGCCGCGAGGGCCGCCCACCCGGACGCCGAAGTGCTGTGCGTCCCGGCCGACGTGAGCGATCCGGACGACGTGGCATCGCTGTTCGGGGCCGTTCGCGAGCGCTACGGGCGCCTCGACCTGCTCTTCAACAACGCGGGCACCTTCGGCCCGGCCGGAGTCCCGCTGGAGGACATCTCCTACGAGGCCTGGCGCTCGGTGGTCGACGTCAACCTCACCGGCTCCTTCCTCTGCGCGCAGGCGGCCTTCCGGGTGATGAAGGCCCAGGACCCGCAGGGCGGCCGCATCATCAACAACGGCTCCATCTCCGCGCACGTGCCCCGGCCGAACTCGATCGCCTACACCGCGACCAAGCACGCCATGACCGGCCTGACGAAGTCCCTGTCGCTGGACGGACGGCCGTACGGGATCGCGTGCGGCCAGATCGACATCGGCAACGCGGCCACCGAGATGACCGAGCGGATGCAGACCGGGATCATGCAGGCCAACGGGCAGCTCGCGGTGGAGCCCGTCATGGACGCGGCCGACGTGGCGCGCACGGTGCTGCACATGGCGGAGCTCCCGCTGGGGGCCAACGTGCAGTTCGCGACGGTGATGGCGACCGCGATGCCGTACATCGGGCGCGGCTGA
- a CDS encoding Bcr/CflA family multidrug efflux MFS transporter, producing MPERGPATAPSKTAPSKEASLSTPSPSPSAALTAPLTAARRTGLLVTFILGGLTALPPLSMDMYLPALPTVTTALNSPAATVQLTLTACLAGMALGQLVIGPMSDKWGRRRPLLIGMVVYVLATAICAFAPTVELLIAFRLLQGLAGAAAIVIARAVVRDLYDGVEMARFFSTLMLISGVAPIIAPLIGGQVLRFADWRGVFFVLTVVGTLLTLLVWRKLDETLPPERRQTGGVGAALRTMRGLFADRVFAGYTLAGGFAFAALFAYISASPFVVQEIYGASAQTFSLLFGVNSLGLIAVGQINGKLLVGRVSLDKVLGYGLAVIMAASAALLLMTAGVFGEVGLFAICAGLFVLMSAMGLVLPNTNAQALMRAPHAAGSASALLGTSSFLVGAIASPLVGIAGEDTAVPMAVVQAACSLLAVLCFAVLCRPWRTGTTVSTAP from the coding sequence ATGCCGGAGAGAGGCCCCGCGACCGCGCCCTCGAAGACAGCGCCCTCGAAAGAAGCGTCGCTCTCGACCCCCTCCCCTTCCCCTTCCGCCGCCCTCACCGCACCCCTGACGGCCGCCCGCCGGACGGGACTGCTCGTCACCTTCATCCTCGGCGGGCTCACCGCGCTCCCCCCGCTGTCCATGGACATGTACCTGCCGGCGCTGCCGACGGTGACCACCGCCCTGAACAGCCCGGCCGCCACCGTCCAGCTCACCCTCACCGCCTGCCTCGCGGGCATGGCCCTGGGCCAGCTGGTGATCGGCCCGATGAGCGACAAGTGGGGCCGCCGTCGCCCCCTGCTCATCGGCATGGTCGTCTACGTCCTCGCCACCGCCATCTGCGCCTTCGCCCCGACCGTCGAGCTGCTGATCGCATTCCGTTTGCTGCAGGGCCTGGCCGGCGCGGCCGCGATCGTGATCGCGCGGGCCGTCGTACGCGATCTGTACGACGGGGTCGAGATGGCCCGGTTCTTCTCCACCCTGATGCTCATATCCGGCGTGGCGCCGATCATCGCCCCGCTCATCGGCGGCCAGGTGCTGCGCTTCGCCGACTGGCGCGGGGTGTTCTTCGTCCTCACCGTCGTGGGGACCCTGCTGACCCTCCTGGTCTGGCGCAAGCTCGACGAGACGCTGCCGCCCGAGCGGCGCCAGACCGGCGGCGTCGGCGCCGCGCTGCGGACCATGCGCGGGCTGTTCGCCGACCGGGTCTTCGCCGGGTACACGCTGGCCGGCGGGTTCGCCTTCGCCGCGCTGTTCGCGTACATCTCGGCCTCGCCGTTCGTCGTGCAGGAGATCTACGGCGCTTCGGCCCAGACCTTCAGCCTCCTGTTCGGCGTCAACTCCCTCGGCCTGATCGCGGTGGGCCAGATCAACGGCAAGCTGCTGGTCGGCCGGGTCAGCCTGGACAAGGTGCTGGGGTACGGGCTCGCGGTCATCATGGCCGCCTCGGCCGCCCTGCTCCTCATGACCGCGGGGGTCTTCGGCGAGGTCGGGCTCTTCGCGATCTGCGCCGGGCTGTTCGTCCTGATGTCCGCGATGGGCCTGGTCCTGCCGAACACCAACGCGCAGGCCCTGATGCGCGCCCCGCACGCGGCCGGCTCGGCCTCCGCCCTGCTCGGCACCTCCTCCTTCCTGGTCGGAGCCATCGCCTCCCCCCTGGTCGGCATCGCGGGCGAGGACACGGCGGTACCGATGGCCGTGGTCCAGGCGGCCTGCTCCCTCCTCGCGGTCCTGTGCTTCGCCGTCCTGTGCCGCCCCTGGCGCACCGGCACCACGGTCAGCACGGCGCCCTGA
- a CDS encoding PhzF family phenazine biosynthesis protein: MTIEVLHYTAFSDDPQGGNPAGVVLDASGLDEAAMLAIAAEAGYSETAFLTAPPEDLGGERGRAFSVRYFSPKVEVPFCGHATVATAVALGERIGPGELLFATRAGTVPVSVTREAGGGLRATLTSVEPHTEDLDPADLAEALAALDWPAADLDPLFPPRIAYAGARHLVLGAATRARLADLDYDFARLEALMRRLDLVTAQLVYRAGPAEFHVRNPFPVGGVVEDPATGAAAAAFGAYAREVGLVPADAVLTLHQGADMGRPGVLTVELRSGDSRVRVGGAGALIP; the protein is encoded by the coding sequence ATGACTATCGAAGTGCTGCACTACACCGCCTTCTCCGACGATCCGCAGGGCGGGAACCCGGCCGGGGTCGTGCTCGACGCGAGCGGTCTGGACGAGGCGGCCATGCTGGCGATCGCCGCCGAGGCGGGCTACAGCGAGACGGCCTTCCTCACCGCCCCGCCCGAGGACCTGGGCGGGGAGCGGGGCAGGGCCTTCTCCGTGCGCTACTTCAGCCCGAAGGTGGAGGTCCCCTTCTGCGGGCACGCCACCGTGGCCACCGCCGTCGCGCTCGGCGAGCGGATCGGCCCCGGCGAGCTGCTGTTCGCGACCCGGGCGGGCACCGTGCCGGTGTCGGTGACCCGGGAGGCCGGCGGCGGGCTGCGCGCCACCCTGACCAGCGTCGAACCGCACACCGAGGACCTGGACCCGGCCGACCTCGCCGAGGCCCTGGCCGCGCTGGACTGGCCGGCCGCCGACCTGGACCCGCTGTTCCCGCCGCGGATCGCCTACGCCGGAGCCCGCCACCTGGTGCTGGGCGCCGCCACCCGGGCCCGGCTCGCGGACCTGGACTACGACTTCGCCCGGCTGGAGGCGCTGATGCGGCGCCTCGACCTGGTCACCGCGCAGCTCGTGTACCGGGCGGGCCCGGCGGAGTTCCACGTGCGCAACCCCTTCCCGGTCGGCGGCGTCGTCGAGGACCCGGCGACCGGCGCGGCCGCGGCCGCCTTCGGGGCGTACGCCCGCGAGGTCGGCCTGGTCCCGGCCGACGCGGTCCTCACCCTCCACCAGGGCGCCGACATGGGCCGCCCGGGCGTCCTCACCGTCGAGCTGCGCTCCGGCGACTCCCGGGTCCGGGTCGGCGGCGCGGGGGCGCTGATCCCGTAG
- a CDS encoding MerR family transcriptional regulator, translating into MRIGELSARTGVPVPTIKYYLREGLLPAGLLSSPNQARYDETHERRLRLIRGLLEVGKLPVAAIGEVIRAIDDKERSVHEMLGSVADALVPEHSGTPDAETELARAKVAGIIERRGWHADADTPAGEALAAALAALERAGHGAFTEVLDAYAEAAELAAGADLAYTTHAVAREDLVESVAVGTVLGDAMFAALRRLAQVDASSRTYGTN; encoded by the coding sequence ATGCGCATCGGAGAGCTGAGCGCGCGGACCGGGGTACCGGTACCGACGATCAAGTACTACCTACGGGAGGGCCTGCTCCCGGCCGGCCTGCTCAGCAGCCCCAACCAGGCGCGCTACGACGAGACGCACGAGCGCAGGCTGCGCCTGATCCGCGGCCTCCTGGAGGTGGGGAAGCTCCCCGTGGCGGCCATCGGGGAAGTGATCCGCGCCATCGACGACAAGGAGCGGTCGGTCCACGAGATGCTCGGCTCGGTGGCGGACGCGCTGGTTCCCGAGCACAGCGGGACGCCCGACGCCGAGACCGAGCTCGCGCGGGCGAAGGTGGCCGGGATCATCGAGCGGCGCGGCTGGCACGCGGACGCGGACACCCCCGCGGGCGAGGCACTGGCCGCCGCACTGGCCGCACTGGAGCGGGCCGGTCACGGAGCCTTCACGGAGGTGCTCGACGCGTACGCGGAGGCGGCCGAGCTGGCGGCCGGCGCAGACCTCGCCTACACGACGCACGCGGTGGCGCGGGAGGACCTGGTCGAATCGGTCGCGGTCGGCACGGTCCTGGGCGACGCGATGTTCGCAGCACTGCGCAGACTGGCCCAGGTGGACGCCTCGTCCCGGACCTACGGAACGAACTGA
- a CDS encoding TetR/AcrR family transcriptional regulator encodes MSSSPLPDPGTAPRTPDATRRSDRSRRAILDAALDLVGEVGYNKLTIEAIAARAGVGKQTIYRWWPSKAAVLLDASLALAGDAQPEGTWGFPDTGDLAADLKSVMRATVDEFADERYSAPVRALTAAGATDPELGARFTERLLEPQLALYEERLRSAREAGQLPPDTDLRLTVEMLVGPLTYRWLMRTAPLTHAYADALVDSVLGGAGAGPGVG; translated from the coding sequence ATGAGCTCCAGCCCCCTCCCCGATCCCGGTACCGCCCCCCGGACCCCGGACGCCACCCGCCGCAGCGACCGCTCACGGCGGGCCATCCTGGACGCGGCGCTCGACCTGGTGGGGGAGGTCGGCTACAACAAGCTGACCATCGAGGCCATCGCCGCCCGCGCCGGAGTCGGCAAGCAGACCATCTACCGCTGGTGGCCGTCGAAGGCCGCGGTCCTGCTGGACGCCTCGCTCGCGCTCGCCGGGGACGCACAGCCGGAGGGGACTTGGGGCTTCCCCGACACCGGGGACCTGGCCGCCGACCTGAAGTCCGTCATGCGGGCGACGGTGGACGAGTTCGCCGACGAGCGGTACTCGGCCCCCGTACGCGCCCTGACGGCGGCCGGCGCCACCGATCCCGAGCTCGGGGCACGCTTCACCGAGCGGCTGCTGGAGCCCCAGCTCGCGCTGTACGAGGAGCGGTTGCGGTCGGCCCGCGAGGCCGGGCAGCTCCCGCCGGACACCGATCTGCGGCTGACCGTGGAGATGCTGGTCGGACCGCTGACGTACCGCTGGCTGATGCGCACGGCGCCGCTCACGCACGCGTACGCGGACGCGCTGGTGGACTCGGTGCTGGGCGGAGCCGGGGCGGGACCCGGGGTGGGATAA
- a CDS encoding bifunctional DNA primase/polymerase, translating to MGSESGRVKRGEQSRISQWLRRKPKPDAADPAREREALLLAVAAAGLPISPAAHPAGYRCSCDRIGCPTPARHPVSFAWQTQSTTDRAQVERWARNQPAANFITATGMVHDVLDVPLEAGHSALERLLAAGIEVGPVAESGGTGDQARMLFFTATRGTPEDEDEWWPCELDCHPETMDEHPGLRWHCRGSYVLVPPAALPGDLSVAWLRGMEHPLVDPLTLLETLTDACATYAGASDQTPATVAWPLGR from the coding sequence ATGGGGTCTGAGTCGGGCCGCGTCAAACGCGGCGAGCAGAGCAGGATTTCCCAGTGGCTGCGCCGCAAGCCCAAACCCGACGCCGCGGACCCCGCACGAGAACGCGAAGCCCTGCTGCTGGCCGTCGCCGCGGCGGGTCTGCCGATCTCGCCCGCCGCGCATCCCGCCGGCTACCGGTGTTCGTGCGACCGGATCGGCTGTCCGACGCCCGCACGCCACCCCGTCTCCTTCGCCTGGCAGACGCAGTCCACGACGGACCGCGCACAGGTCGAACGCTGGGCCCGCAACCAGCCCGCAGCCAACTTCATCACCGCGACGGGCATGGTCCACGACGTCCTGGACGTCCCCCTGGAGGCCGGACACAGCGCGCTGGAACGCCTGCTGGCCGCCGGCATCGAGGTCGGCCCGGTCGCCGAATCGGGCGGTACGGGCGACCAGGCCCGGATGCTCTTCTTCACCGCGACCCGGGGCACGCCCGAGGACGAGGACGAGTGGTGGCCCTGCGAACTGGACTGCCACCCCGAGACGATGGACGAGCACCCCGGGCTGCGCTGGCACTGCCGCGGCAGCTACGTACTGGTGCCGCCGGCCGCACTGCCGGGTGACCTCTCGGTGGCCTGGCTCCGCGGCATGGAGCATCCGCTCGTCGATCCGCTGACCCTGCTGGAAACCCTCACGGACGCGTGCGCCACGTACGCCGGCGCCTCCGACCAGACCCCCGCCACGGTCGCCTGGCCCCTGGGCCGCTGA
- the yaaA gene encoding peroxide stress protein YaaA — translation MLVLLPPSEGKAAGGSGAPLKPETLSLPGLAAARAAVLEELVELCVGDELKAREVLGLSEGLRGEVAKNTELLTAVARPAGEIYTGVLYDALGLSTLAPEAAALAAESLLVFSGLWGAVSVADRIPSYRCSMGVKLPGLGALGAFWREPMASVMPEAAGEGLVLDLRSSAYASAWKPKGEVAGRTATVRVLHSQMVDGVEKRSVVSHFNKATKGRLVRDLLSAGAVPESPAELVTALRDLDFMVEAEAPVKPGKGWSLDVVVTQIH, via the coding sequence GTGCTCGTGCTGCTGCCGCCGTCCGAAGGAAAGGCCGCCGGCGGCTCCGGCGCACCGCTGAAGCCGGAGACGCTCTCGCTGCCGGGGCTGGCCGCGGCCCGCGCCGCGGTGCTGGAGGAGCTGGTCGAGCTGTGCGTGGGCGACGAGCTGAAGGCCCGCGAGGTGCTCGGCCTGAGCGAGGGCCTGCGCGGTGAGGTCGCCAAGAACACGGAGCTGCTGACTGCGGTCGCCCGCCCGGCGGGCGAGATCTACACGGGCGTGCTCTACGACGCTTTGGGCCTGTCGACCCTCGCGCCGGAGGCGGCGGCCCTGGCCGCGGAGTCCCTGCTGGTCTTCTCGGGTCTGTGGGGGGCGGTCTCGGTCGCGGACCGCATTCCCTCCTATCGCTGCTCGATGGGCGTGAAGCTGCCGGGGCTGGGGGCGCTGGGCGCGTTCTGGCGTGAACCGATGGCTTCGGTGATGCCGGAGGCGGCGGGGGAGGGCCTGGTCCTGGACCTGCGGTCCTCGGCGTACGCCTCCGCGTGGAAGCCCAAGGGGGAGGTGGCGGGGCGCACGGCGACGGTGCGGGTCCTGCACTCCCAGATGGTCGACGGGGTGGAGAAGCGGTCGGTGGTGAGCCACTTCAACAAGGCCACCAAGGGCCGCCTGGTCCGCGACCTCCTGTCGGCGGGCGCGGTTCCGGAGTCCCCGGCGGAACTCGTGACGGCCTTGCGCGACCTGGACTTCATGGTGGAGGCCGAGGCGCCTGTGAAGCCGGGCAAGGGCTGGTCCCTTGATGTGGTCGTCACGCAGATCCACTGA
- a CDS encoding small ribosomal subunit Rsm22 family protein, which produces MNDSATTTAETLRSALAGLLEGLPQKQATASVERLIANYRGEIPTDTPVLRNRADVAAYAAYRMPATFEAVRSALDGLAEAAPGWSPASHVDVGGGTGAAAWAADSVWGGPRETAVLDWADPALVLGKELAAASSSPTLRAAEWRRTVIGTGLTVPAADLVTVSYVLGELTPEARREVVAEAARAGQAVVVVEPGTPEGYLRIREARDQLIEAGLRVAAPCPHDGTCPIEVGKDWCHFSARVSRSSLHRQIKGGSLPYEDEKFSYVAATRFPVEPAASRITRRPQIRKGLVLLELCGPESEGQTRVNVTKRHGDLYKAARDADWGQEWPPPQGA; this is translated from the coding sequence GTGAACGACTCCGCCACCACCACCGCCGAAACCCTGCGCAGCGCCCTCGCGGGCCTGCTCGAAGGCCTCCCGCAGAAGCAGGCCACGGCCTCCGTGGAGCGGCTGATCGCCAACTACCGCGGCGAGATCCCGACCGACACGCCCGTCCTGCGCAACCGCGCCGACGTGGCCGCGTACGCGGCGTACCGGATGCCCGCCACCTTCGAGGCCGTACGGTCCGCCCTGGACGGGCTCGCCGAGGCGGCCCCGGGCTGGTCCCCGGCCTCGCACGTGGACGTGGGCGGCGGCACCGGCGCGGCGGCCTGGGCGGCCGACTCCGTCTGGGGCGGGCCCCGCGAGACGGCCGTACTGGACTGGGCGGACCCGGCGCTGGTCCTCGGCAAGGAGCTGGCCGCGGCCTCCTCCTCCCCCACGCTGCGGGCCGCCGAGTGGCGGCGGACCGTCATCGGGACCGGGCTGACGGTCCCCGCGGCGGACCTGGTGACGGTCTCCTACGTCCTGGGCGAACTGACCCCGGAGGCCCGCCGCGAGGTCGTCGCCGAGGCGGCGCGGGCCGGTCAGGCCGTGGTGGTGGTCGAGCCGGGCACGCCGGAGGGGTACCTGCGCATCCGTGAGGCCCGCGACCAGCTGATCGAGGCCGGGCTGCGGGTCGCGGCCCCGTGCCCGCACGACGGGACCTGCCCGATCGAGGTCGGCAAGGACTGGTGCCACTTCTCGGCCCGGGTCAGCCGGTCCTCCCTGCACCGGCAGATCAAGGGCGGCTCCCTCCCCTACGAGGACGAGAAGTTCAGCTACGTGGCCGCCACCCGCTTCCCGGTGGAGCCGGCCGCCTCCCGGATCACGCGCAGGCCGCAGATCCGCAAGGGGCTGGTCCTGCTGGAGCTGTGCGGACCCGAGTCCGAGGGGCAGACCCGGGTCAACGTGACCAAGCGGCACGGAGACCTGTACAAGGCGGCGCGCGACGCCGACTGGGGCCAGGAATGGCCGCCTCCGCAGGGGGCCTGA